Within Tenebrio molitor chromosome 3, icTenMoli1.1, whole genome shotgun sequence, the genomic segment cccTTTTTCGAGTTTTTCGGTTATATTCCACGTTTGGCCTGCAGCTGTCCATCAGATCTCAGTTTAAAGCCAAACAAATACGCTTCAAGTTCATTGCCCTTGACTTTTCTCATGGggcgagtatttttgacgatatttaataaaataagagacgtaaacaaaaaatgttcacttcttggaaaaaatacccaataTTTGAAGAGCTGTATCTCGGAAACTGCTGGACGCACAAAGTTTGCTTAGGCCTCAAACTGAAGtgaatttaatctagtttaaaaaagataacttcAACTTGTTCTGTTAGACTCATATCTTAAgagatattgagcaaaaactgaaaatagtgcgaAAATTTTGCTGCTCTTCGGCTACCACGCAACAcgcacaagtctttcgaagttgcaaatttggttttttactcttggctgaggtccaaagaacatattaaaaaatcagaactacatgaccttttgcaaggtcgaatgtttatattgactggactattaTTGTATCTTattaagacatttattaagaatcttaaataactattgagGTAGGTATTCGAATAAGTATTCGATGTCGAAGTTATGGTTAATAATATGCGTCCCTTAATatgacaaaaatatttccatacGGTTTGCTTACTGAATGGCATAGCATGTTTTACCATTTAGATAATTAGACAACATTTACACAGCATTTTACACGTTTACCATCATACTTTATACATGATACTTTACCTTATACTCaagagaaattaaataataaaaaaacacaccCATTCCACTTAAGATAAATGTTAGCACAAACTGAAACAAGATAACATTTGCTTCAAGTTAGAATAATTGTACTCATCAACTTAAAAACACCAATTCGGTTCATCCacgaaaaacatttaaaaatgccCAATTCAGGCAAATTTATCTActagttaaattttaattaaatctaaaaaataatttctggaggaaaatagtaataaaaacTACAATTAAATAGTCACAACAGAAAATCCACAATCGTACTCTTATTAGAGAATAAaagttgaaaatattcaatgtaCCCAACCAATGCACATCATTTTAGAGATGTGAAACAAAGTTGGTAAAGTTCCTAGTTCAAGAAAGTTTTCATATTATGATTGTATTTATATTGTATTGATGTATTGTGTTGTGTAGacagatttataatcgttgctTTCTTAGGAAGGAATAGAGCAAACTCTAATTTAGTTTCAACGACAGAAAGTACACTCAACTCAACTTGTAATGTGATATTTAAATACACGAACAATATCCACTCTTTTTGCATTTATTCATACATCATTGGCCATTGATAGTCCAGATGAGTTCCTACGAGTATGAAAGATATCGccgaaaattcaaaaacgttagattttttctaacagcGAGAACGATAGTGGATTAAAGAGCATTATGTGGAGTGAGGGTCAACTACCCAACGCATGAAGGTCGAACTCATCTGAAGGAAATGGCTATTTTTGTGTACCAACTACTCCTTATGAACCTAACCGACTTTGACATTAGAACTTGAGTTGGATGTACTTCAAGGTTTAAATTCAATAAATACACTAAGTGCCTGTGAGAAATGTAGACCTTGTTAGAACACTTTATTCACAAAACAAGTTTAATTTTCATGACTTCGACAATTGATAATACAGTTCTTTTACACTAACacactttataaaaaattttcagtGGTGTATTTCTTGTCAAACAAGACTTACAAAAAGTAGTTggtgaaatattaaaatttcagcGAGGAGAATTTAGGAAATTGCAAAGTTTTTATTCCAATAATTCTATAGATGAATCATATTGAATGATTCACCTTGTATTTAATTCAAcggtattgaaaaatacattttcatttttttaagtatttttGAGACGCAAGGATGCGATACAAATTTGTATCAAATACATAGTACGATATTTCATTTCACTTGACATTTGGATATGTACGACACAAACACAAACGTTGTCACCCACATCCAACATTCCAcagtacaataattaattgttagGTATGGAATGTGGTTACCTGTGATAGGTACATGGTAACCATTTGCAGATTAAACCGCTGCTCAATTAGACGGTTCTAGCTTTCGATCGATTGAAAAATTCTTCAAATCAGCAAAGAATAGCAAGTCGAGTGTTCTCTTTGGAATTTTTCCGAACTGAAGATTTTTACTGATCAGaggaagaaaatatttttcacaacttACAAGTGACTCCTTTTTCCAAATCTTCGTAATACCCGCAAAGGGCCAACTGCTGAAGGACCGAATTGGGCAGCTTGCACAGTTGTTCCACGCGGCGAAGCCGTGCCGAGATTAACTCAACATCTTTCACATTGCGATCACATGGCCTGGAAATAAGACCACAATTAGTTGTAGGAAATATCGATACCCTATAATTACGAACTAAATCTGATACAAAAACTGGtgtgaaaatacaaaataaaaaattttctggGAAAATTTGTGCGTCATCATTGGCATTCGGTTGAGTGATTGAATTATAAAATCCATATTGACCTTTGTGGCACGCAACAACCTTCAGTTGGTTAATCGGTTGGTTGGATGACTTGAAAGAGAATCAGCCGTGCAGATTATTCGTATACCGATACTCTTGccactttaatatcaaacgATCCATTTTTTTATAGCCACAGATACTGTACATCAGCGTGTTTTTCTAAACTTTTGCCGGAATACTGTGTTAATGATTTATGGGCTAATCTGCTGAAACTGGGGCGGAAAAGGGCCTCGACCGAAGCGTATAAAAACTTTCCCTAAAATAAGACCTAATTAGAGGCAACTCTTTCACGTTAACAGATGCCCGAGATATTTTGAAAGGTGCTATCAGTTGGTTTATTTCAGGGTGGTTAAGTCAACTGGTTAACTCTAGTCGTAATTACAAAACCGACAGGATAGGATTACGTTAGACCGAGCCCTTTGTTTTCCGAAATATCTGCccttttgaatttatttaaaatcggcttagtaaaatgaaatattaatttttaaactagACTCTCGTGAGCAGTAATATACGATAATCCCTTTAATATATAATGTAATTCACTTCAAATGGACCAAGTATCACGTGCCTGCATTTGAACCGTTTGGATTTGCTGTCCTGAATTGACACTCAGTTTTAAGCTTTCGCAAAAAGCTCAGATCGGAGTAATCAATAAGcgcaaattttaaatacaccCGGTCCATCGGAATCATTTAGTGTTAACTGTATACAGGCGAGAACATAAATCCTGcactgattttttttggcaGCGTACTACgttacggcaataaattttgcaaGGGCTCTTTGGGTACACCGAAATGGATTTTTTGCAAGTTATAAATACTTCAGTATCGAATTTATTGCTGTCGAggttaatataaaaatattcagcTCCGCACTACATAATCCAGTAAATAAAGTCCAGTCAATGTCAACATcgctaaattattaattttgatatttttatgtaATATCTGCGAACAATTTTATGATGTTTGAAACATGTTTTATGGTCCGCCAAATTATGAAactttgtaattttaacaatttaatcGTAATATTTTAGCATGTTTGGAACTGTGACatataaaaatgttgaaattaaaacctACATGTTCGACTAAGAAATAAAAAGTGCATACAGACGAATTATCGTAACGGTTCCGCTGATGAAATAATCCTGAATAATCCTAGATTAATCCCCGTTTCTTCTCCAATTCATTCTCTGGGATGTATTGTTTTatgtgtattaattttttcctttcGCGCCAGTGCACGAATATCAAGATTGTTTTATTGCACTCGGAACTAAAATATCTGCCACTGTGTGACCAATTAAATTAAGAAACCCCCGCGGGTACCAGAATTACTCAACAGAAACAGTTATGTATGCAGACATAATATGATTTCATTCTAGCTATCGCCTTCGCCCATCACCATAAACCATTTTGTTATTAGGAAATGTTTCCCAAGAACGCATGGGCGGGTTATGGGATCAAGACACAATGGTTTATACATAAcaaacgcaattttaaaatgttcccatttagtttttaattttacaaggTTTTCGACTGTTAATCTTTGTCAAAATCTGAATCAATTGTAaagatataaatattttattgataatCAAATCTCAACATACTTTTTTCAGATAATAAATGATTTGATTTAATGTGAAACGCTACtgaaaaacaataatattaagTACACGTAGAAAGTCAGTTATAATTGGTTATtcttaatacattttttaatactaTGACACAACAAATAATGCAACTTATAACGACTCTTGTCACATGCAAAACTACACTTGATAATTTAGACAATTATATCTGCAACCACAAATTAATGTTGACAATTCAGGTCagtagtttttcaaaaatttcgaCATGGTAGTACCAAAAATACCGTTCGATccacaattacttagataaagggcggctatgactttgatagtgtcagatttttcgtatctttgctaactcagctaCTAAAcatcaaacaactgtcactattaatcagattttaacgcaaaattggtttttacttcagaacataaaagatttaattgaatcttactttcgtaatggtgttttcaataacgtaCAGCGCTGGTGGCTATTTagcaaaattttccaaatttacattaaaacaggtataggcaaccaaaaatacagaGCATCTGAACGTCTGAATGTCAAGTAGATTTGTACatacgtccaaaatctcaaagacttctttgatctaaagaATTGTTGATTGCACGGTACATTCTGTTCCACTAATGCAAGCTTAGTAACTTGGTAACTTGGAAACTGGGTTTTGTAATCTTTCCGGTATTAACTATTTACGCTTGGCACCACTGAGACTGAAGGTCAGTGCATATCTCCAAATTGATCTGTTTTACCTGACCTTTCTCTAAGCGAAAATCAGTTAGACAAGATAATTTTCCATCAAACATCCGacccatgtcaacaaaatgACGTCGGCATTGTATCCTAACGAAAAAATGATTGTATGTATTAAGACCGGCCCTGCCTTGTGATTTCAAACTCTTTTAAGAcactttgtaaaattttcttgtCAAACCAACATGTTCACGGCCAAGTCTACCCCTAATgggaaaattaattgtaaaattagCACAGAAACGAGTAATTTTCTAGAGAGCCACAATTACctacataaaataataatcattttCCTTTTCGTCTTGAAGTGGTGATATCGTCTTGATTTTGTCAGAAAACCGTTCAAGAAGGGCAGACGCAAAATTGAATCCCTGCCTctctaaaatttaattgacgGTAACACCGTTACataagaatttaattaataaggtGTAACCCGACGACTCTCGGAATAACGATTCGATCATCAATCTCACGCAACTAGTTGCGACGGCCAAGTATTAAGCTTCTTTCCCAGAGGGGATGTTGAAGGTTATTTTGCCGACTCACGACACCTAATCTTAAACATTATCACGCTAGAAGGAAATAGGCTGCCGTTCTACCGAGAGCTTCAACTTCGGTTTCTTTGCTGAGTCCACTTAATCTGTACAGAATGTCATTGTAcacgtttttatttattacggCGGCGAGCAGGCGGAAATTACAGACGAGACGGAGCGCTActccttcaaaaattaatttcgagGATTTTAAGCTAAGATGTATCAAAAGGACACAAAGTGAAATCGTTTCACGACGTAATCCGGTTTTACATCAGCCCCACAAAGATGTTCATGTTTAAATAAACGAGGACGCAAAGCCCAACTTGtcgtatttttttaacgtctcATTTTTAAAACTCATAAATGTTTATTCTACAATAAACGAATACGCGTTCGCTTGTTAATTATACAAACTTGTTAGATCACCGGATTAGTTTACAGACTTTACCACTCTGTACACCGAATACGCTCAGTTCCTTTTATCTTCTCTTATTTTTAATACGACAATTTCCGATGAATCATGTATGCTACTTGCGTCTAATATTATTGAAAGAGATAAGTTTTTGTGCCACTGATAACGTGTTTGAGGAAACACAACAGTGTGAGTTTTACTGTGACACTACCATGAACAGTGTAAACAACGACAtcgaaaattttaatgtttttgattACGCTCGAAAGACCAATTCGTACTCGTTACTGGAAGTGGCGATACAAAATTTGGAACTTTACGGTCTACATGTCAACTCCGGAGACAAAGATGGCAACACATTGTTGCACATCATCAGCCATAAAGGTAATTCAAACGATAACTCTACAAAATTTTAGTTGATTTGTTTTCAGGCAGAAATGATTTGGTGCAAAAACTGATAAAATCAGGTGCAAACATCAATATCACCAATCACATCGGCGAAACTCCCCTGCATTTAGCGTGTTCTGCAGGCCacataaaaacagtaaaactGCTAGTGATGAATAAAGCTAACGTGCGCGTCCAAGACCAGAAATCGAGATCGCTGCTACACTTATCTATCGAGAAGAACAACCTAGAGctgtgtaaatatttaattgattGTGGAATCAATGTAAACTGTCAAGACCAGAACGGTCTCACTGCCTTGCATTACGCCATCGAGTtcaaattcacaaaaataatatttcttcTGGTGCACAAGGCGGATGTAAACATACAGGACCACGACGGCTACACACCCTTACATGCGGCGTCGACGATAAATGGTGGTGAGCTCGTGAAGTTTTTGCTGCGAAATAAAGCGAGAATTGATATAAAAACGTTTAATGGCGATTCACCCTTACATCTTGCTGCGTCATCTGGCAATCTGAGTGCCGTCGGAGCTTTGTTAACCGCAAAATCCAACTCGAACGTTTTAAATAATGATCATTATACTCCAGTGCAATTGGCTGAAATGAACGGTCACGAAAAGGTCCTACAATTGTTGGCGCCGAATTGTGGAAGTTCTCAATCGAAAATACCCACGGTCAGAAGAAAACGCGACAGCAGGAGGAGTGCCTCCCGTAAAAGAATATTCAGTCTGCCACCGTTGCCTAATACAATCTCATTGTAATTTAGAACATGTATTGTTTCATAAATTGAATCTaagttttaataaatctgTGAATGTAATACCTTTTTAATAAAGTGTTTGctgttttgtaatttatttcgaAGATTTGTCTGCCGGGTTTCCATTCATGCAAAGACGACATTAATTAAACTGAAAATTCCGCGATATCTCataaataatgttttgcaattgAATACGCGAAGCTTTCctccataattttaattaaacttccACTAAACAAAAACTCGACCGCGAAGAATACCGCGACGTGGTTATACAACCAATAATACACACATATTTTCAATTACCTGCCCGGTGAAAACTGAcggttttattattcataactCAAAGTTTTGGGACGATTATTACCTGGTGTAATGTCCGATTTATAGCTTTCGCCACCAGTTTTATGTGTAAATATTGATTTGCCCGTCCACCGTTCGTGTCCAAAACAAATATGGGACCAACAAAACACCATACTGgagtcaattttatttacagtcgttttcaatgacatccgtgctgtcaatatgacagtatgttggcatcacttgctatttcaatttagtaattttgaatttcctaatttggcaatttaccttgacgcggcaaattgataaattcaaattttatctATCATTTTCAACAAATCAAAGAAAGATATGTAGTCTGATTCGGATTCCAAGGATGACTTAGTTAAAtaaccatgttttacaccatgttgaagattgagttcttgtttgttgttgatgtttcacgaaatataaattttcttttaccataacctcaatttcttgtttgacattttttcaactaggatttgcttatactctgaatactagttatgaatttgtgtgtacaatctgcgccaacatattaaaaacaacactgacagcacggatgtcattgaaaaggactatatatgtaataaaaatcttcaaatacagggttattctaaatcattgtagtcgaagtaggccatgcccatgttattacatttttgccgctttcatgtgaactgtcagttttgtggctgtcactgtcattttttaggtgaaaagtgcggtgagaattttatttatttttgttaaattaacgattgaacccaaaaatatggagttgttttgcaaccaattttaaaaatattgagttttgcacccaatttaactcccgtgtgtgaacggtgtgtactcacttattcacatcattttgatgtttttttatgtggagcggcaaccataaattttacattcagttttcacgcctacttcgactacaatcattgagaataaccctgtacatattaaaaaaatgtgttgcaTTTGAAgtccacatttaaaaaatgtctctAATGTATGCAGATTtaggtattttattttacaggaGCACAATCCCAGGCCGAAACTTCAAACGCCTGAAATTTTTTAGACAAATAGAAGACaacaaaaaatagttatttgcatcaaggccaaaaagtgcatctttttcgtccgagtctgggttttctgaccgaggcgcagccgaggcttgaaaacaggcgaggacaaaaggcacttttggcagaggtgcacattaattttttttaggcgaccgcacggACTAcgaagcaaaagacatcattgtaaaaattacaaatttatttgtatctagctttttcaaatagataactttattaatacatatgtagtaacaatttttttgatagtatttgttatcagcttacttacataatttatggtgactgGACAAtgatcggttttgtcggtttcgttgctaacttagtaaacagaccaacagatggcgtcacggtcagcgtccgaaaaagagttactttttgTTCGCTTATGAGTaggtaaaattaccgttttcattaagagtggctaaaatttttttttatttatatcggTACCTTTCTAGAATTTTTCTCCGGCACTTGCATGCTACAAATTCTCGTTAAGAAACTTTTTATGActgaaataattaattgtgtATTTTCActtgttgaatttttatttaactacAAGTGTAATAAATTGTAAGTTCGAGATTTAAGAAGTtggaaaaatatcaaataactTCCATTaaagttgttttatttgtcgTTTTCTGGCACCGTAATCCAGCTTTATCTAGGGAGAAAACGAATTCTGTAAACTTTGACGTGGCAGGACCTAATGGTACAATACTCGGGACGAATAAGAACGAATTGTAATCACATTTTAACCCGCCTTAGTAGCTTACTGCTCCGACGTGTAATATTCTTTGGACGCCTTTGTTTGTTACGCTACCATAAAGTTGTGATAGTCTGTGTTGGAATTTTCGATTACACGAAATCTTTTGTTTCCAAGTTAAGAAAGTATTCATATATGCAAAGAAAATCGCTGTACCGTTccatggaaactttaactataTCGAGATTGgcaactgaaaatttaattagtcaCATTACAGAAAGGAAACTTTCCTGAACATTCGGCCAACcatggaaattatttattattactggCACTGTTTACGTAAGTAATGTTGTAAAAGGCTTTCGTTCCATATTATAGTGCTATCAAagacaaatattgattttcaCGTCAGAATATGCATGAATAAGTATACGCAGCAGTAATTTCGTACCTGCCTGAAATATGCATCAGTCACGCATACTTACACATCaaggtaattaattaaaaaagatcccCTAAATTCGAAACAATTTGTTCCACTGCTCTTTGCGGTATTGCGTTTTAATTTCGTACCAaaaacagtgaaaaattaaagaatgattcggaagcTTAAATTACCTCTTTCGGAACGGTTTTCGCTGccacttacatttttaatttaagttcaagaatattattacatttttagataATTGGAAACTCcactgaaagaaaggcaatTGTACCTCACTCTGGactcaattaaaataaaaacgaataaattctaataaaaatcccATTTTCAGGCTAGGCATTTTTTCTTCCTCTGCTTTATTCCCGGATTCTTGTTCGGCTGCAACGAGATACATCACCAAGTGcacaaaaaatctaattaaaaaaagatttagcACCTGAAATAAATCCTTCCTTATTACATCGAAATAAAAAACCGCCTCCCTTATATGCGCAGAAAGACCTCTCAAAATACTCATTTATAACGTGGACCTAAATCGGCACCTATTACGGCGGGCGGTATTAAATCGAAAATTCTTTCTAAATGCCCTCAACTGATCCCAGCCTTATCTTAACATTAATCTGAAAATGTTAGCTATTAAAACAGGGGACAAATTACGTCTTCCCTGAAGTTAATATAAAAAGTTAAGTGGCTCAAAGTAAGAGAGataaattttagcaaaaaaaaaaaaattagagttatGGGTCTGCGTAGATGAGTTCCACAAAACTTTTTTACTCGACGCGATCAATTTCATAGTGTGCTTTTATTCTACCTTAATACATTCAACTAGCATGAacttaattatgattattattaccCACAAGATAGAAGTTTGCGTTTAGGAGTGGGTAGCACTAGTAGCCATAACACGCGAGTAGATATGATAGTTTTTCTACAACATACAAATCTCATCATTTTCTTCTGTAAAActaatgtattatttattttgaataaaaaatgtatacaggTTCGCGAATTATTgcattgtattttaaaataattatgacatATGAAATATTGCGTTGTATCATAGCAAGAACAAGACGCAATTTTGCGATAGGCCACAACTCGTGGAGTAATGAATCATTATTCACGACCTTGCGTAATGAATATCATTACTTAATGCATTATTTAATAAGAGcagaaaaaaaactgttactaGATAAAAGTGTTAAAATGGAAGTGgaagtacaataataattCGCAAATGTCTTTTTGAAAAGAAATTCATAATGATAGTGTTAGCCGCCACGGCGTCATGCCATAAATATACATTTtcctaaataaaaaataatttacactgAACATGTTTTGCTGTTACAAATTATAACAGATAAGTTAAATTAACTACCTGTAATAATTAACCGCAATTTgcaacttttttaatttggttaaAGAAAGATGAAAAACACTTCGCTGCTTACCCCAGAAATGGATGTTTACAGATCGTAATAAATCTTTCTTAAATTTAGAACCCAATCAATTATCAGATGGAATTCTAGTAAACACCAACTACAGTTTCCAGAACCTAACGAAATGGCCGTCTCACAGAAACCGAAGGTCAAAATTTACTTGATTTGTAAGTATGTCATTAAAAGTTTCAGAAGCAGAGCTTTTCAGGCAAACTCATTAAATTCGAAATTAAACAGCTATAAACTTAAAAAGTGCTCTACAAAATTGACTCCAtcagtacatatttattaacaGTGCAATTAACCAAAGTCCCATAACACTAAACGTTCGTGCGTAAGAACTAAATCGAAGCGTCGTTCCAAAGACAAGAATTATATGCCTTATAAAATACGTTTCACACCTACACGCTTCAAAGTATAAAGCCATTTCCCCAACGACTTTTAGCCCGTTCCAAAGCGTTCCACACCCATATTCGCAAATATTTTGACATGGAATTAAGATCGGTCTCACGTGCCTCCACTCTAATCAAATTAACTTATAAAGCGCTTAAGAAGAAATTTAACAAAGTGGAACGGTTATTAAGGCCAATCGCGACTCTAattagttttcaaaaattacggAGGCAGGAAGCGAGACAGTTTAAAGGAGTTGGATTGCTATTTCCTGCACCGGCAGTCTGATTGCGTTATTTTTTTGCCGTTCACAATGAATACTACCGAAAAGAATGATTGATGAGTCGATTTCCtcaagttaatttaaattccTTCGGCCTAATTGACTGTTTACGCCCTCCGAGACAATTAAATCGCAAAATAAGCAACACtgcaaaataattacaaagttATTCGATTAGTGTATTAAAAATCTGCAATAGATTGGACGGGGAAGATAACAGACTTGAATGAAATTTCGTTCAAACTCGTAAACTTTTCAATTTATCGAGGGTTTGACAGGTACGCAATTTGGAAGATCTTAAGTAATTTATGTAACAACTTCCGACGAAAAATACAGGATCGCACCGTTCCCCTTTCGGGAATCGCGAAATCGAGACTAGTAAAGCACTCGTTTGTCAATTGGGAAGCTATGGTGCCCTTTAGATTAAATCCGTCTAGGATTTGAACGGCAGATTTCGCTTTTTATGGTTCTTTGAAGATTGATGAAGTTAGGTAGTTCCTAGGCGATTATCATCTCACCCTCGAGCCCTTTTGTCACAATTGCCCCGAGATTCGAGGGAGCCGAGTCCCACGTTCCTCTTTCACGAGGTGAATTTTTCAAtatgaaaatcaaatttattgcAGCAGATAGCACCGGGGAGGAGTCGACCGTCACTCAGGAAATGCACGAGCTACCTCACATAAATATTAGGTGGGCATATTAAAACGAGCAAATTCGTCCCATATTTGAGGCAACGGAAGCGTGTATTTCATTCGTTCGCTTTCTTATCTTTCCGTTCCATAAACCAATCTATGGCGACTGTCATTTCGCATAATTTCCCAGATAGTGCGTTACACTTCAGGTGACTTTAGGCCGCATTGCTATTTCCAGACCACTTAGAAGTTTGAGCAAGTGCAAGAGCGGGATTCTGTTCTTCGATCGATAGTGTCACCCCCGGAGAATCAGTAGAAATATCACCATTTCCTCTTCAATCTGTCACCGTGTACTATTATACCTCTTTTATCACGTGTGACGCCAAATAccaatttcatttcaattatcCACACTTCGGGTGTTACTCTTAAAAACGGGCCTGGGCAAAcaaactgaaggggaaactcGGAGAGTTTTAATTCCTTCAAAATCAGGACTAAATCAGATTTTACCCTT encodes:
- the LOC138126457 gene encoding putative ankyrin repeat protein RF_0381; the encoded protein is MNHVCYLRLILLKEISFCATDNVFEETQQCEFYCDTTMNSVNNDIENFNVFDYARKTNSYSLLEVAIQNLELYGLHVNSGDKDGNTLLHIISHKGRNDLVQKLIKSGANINITNHIGETPLHLACSAGHIKTVKLLVMNKANVRVQDQKSRSLLHLSIEKNNLELCKYLIDCGINVNCQDQNGLTALHYAIEFKFTKIIFLLVHKADVNIQDHDGYTPLHAASTINGGELVKFLLRNKARIDIKTFNGDSPLHLAASSGNLSAVGALLTAKSNSNVLNNDHYTPVQLAEMNGHEKVLQLLAPNCGSSQSKIPTVRRKRDSRRSASRKRIFSLPPLPNTISL